The following proteins come from a genomic window of Archocentrus centrarchus isolate MPI-CPG fArcCen1 chromosome 3, fArcCen1, whole genome shotgun sequence:
- the LOC115778133 gene encoding ribonuclease P protein subunit p25-like, with product MFTECGVVSGQNQYLNSDAVKPHPGLDLNRPIQMENGVTSGMCPVYQSQAYSNAGQPGGVNNVSRPLKPAPLPVPPPAIKLGQEGFKKVCRTEEDSPCPFPGLASGVLEMRVKEGSKIRNLMGFAMARMQGEKGVSGVNVSGGGLRQVVFTGSGRAVTKTITCAEIMKRKVGCLHQLTKLRYKVVKEVWESTEGGTSEMTVHRTVPSISILLSKDPLDPQEPGYQPPETLSALWEEREGTEPATASKRSLGPLPYSSFPDCKRVCLGQGVSVLPPP from the coding sequence ATGTTCACAGAGTGTGGCGTGGTCAGTGGCCAGAACCAGTACCTGAACAGCGATGCCGTGAAGCCCCACCCAGGACTGGACTTAAACAGACCAATCCAAATGGAGAATGGGGTAACTTCAGGCATGTGCCCTGTTTATCAAAGCCAAGCCTATAGCAATGCTGGACAGCCAGGTGGGGTTAATAATGTTTCTAGGCCGCTGAAACCAGCGCCACTCCCAGTCCCTCCTCCTGCAATCAAATTAGGGCAGGAAGGATTCAAAAAAGTGTGCCGAACTGAGGAGGACAGTCCCTGTCCCTTCCCAGGGCTTGCTTCTGGGGTGCTGGAGATGCGTGTTAAGGAGGGAAGCAAGATTCGCAATTTAATGGGATTTGCCATGGCACGGATGCAAGGAGAAAAAGGTGTAAGTGGGGTAAATGTGAGTGGTGGTGGGCTCAGACAAGTAGTCTTTACTGGGTCAGGTCGCGCAGTCACGAAGACTATCACTTGTGCTGAGATCATGAAACGAAAAGTGGGCTGTTTGCACCAGCTGACCAAACTGCGGTATAAGGTGGTAAAAGAAGTGTGGGAGAGTACTGAAGGAGGGACATCTGAGATGACAGTGCACAGGACTGTGCCCTCCATCAGCATCCTTCTTTCCAAAGATCCTCTGGATCCCCAGGAACCAGGCTATCAGCCTCCAGAGACtctcagtgcattgtgggaagagagagagggtaCCGAACCTGCAACAGCATCCAAGAGATCCCTTGGACCTTTGCCATACAGCAGTTTCCCTGACTGTAAGAGAGTGTGCTTAGGGCAAGGAGTCTCagtcctccctcctccctga
- the dpep2 gene encoding dipeptidase 2, which produces MPPWKSGKHALHFWMQFLKTLVVFSLCGIISAYSNVHELMSSYPLIDGHNDLALQLRIRHSNCLSRIDLHNVSKVATDISRLQAGHVQTQMFAVYVLCGAQQKDAVRLTLEQIDVVRRMCTEYHEFELVTSVQELNSSKDRGKIACLISIEGGHSIDSSLPALRMFYQLGVRSMSLTHSCNTPWAESSSDFYNVFQRQNNSLTPFGKAVVEEMNRLGMIVDLSHTSWNTTLAVLNHSKAPVIFSHSSSYSICNHNRNVPDSLLRELKKNQGLIMVNLHSQFISCRDVASISHVADHFDHIRKVIGAESIGIGGDYEGATSFPQGLEDVSKYPALIQELMKRNWTEYELAGVLRNNFLRVFDKVERVRDQLRSNLPSEVQIPLEEVQNPCRLVLRRPDPKSLLSNPSSRAECGLPDLLILATVLMLSRLILIE; this is translated from the exons ATGCCTCcttggaaaagtggaaaacatgcTTTACACTTTTGGATGCAGTTTCTCAAGACTCTGgtggtgttctctctgtgtggcaTAATATCTGCATACTCTAATGTACATGAATTAATGTCCTCATATCCACTGATTGATGG tcATAATGACTTAGCTCTCCAGCTGAGGATTCGTCACAGCAATTGCCTGAGCCGAATTGACCTTCATAATGTCAGCAAAGTGGCCACTGACATATCCCGTCTCCAAGCAGGCCATGTGCAGACACAG ATGTTTGCAGTCTACGTGCTTTGTGGGGCCCAGCAGAAGGATGCTGTTAGGCTCACTCTGGAACAAATAGATGTGGTGAGACGTATGTGCACCGAGTACCATGAGTTTGAGCTTGTCACATCTGTCCAGG AGCTAAACAGTTCTAAGGACAGGGGTAAGATAGCCTGTCTAATAAGTATTGAAGGAGGCCACTCTATTGACAGCAGCCTTCCAGCCCTGCGGATGTTTTACCAGCTTGGGGTCCGCTCCATGAGTCTCACACATTCTTGTAATACACCCTG GGCTGAATCATCCTCAGATTTTTACAATGTTTTTCAGAGACAGAATAACAGCCTGACCCCCTTTGGGAAG GCTGTGGTGGAGGAGATGAACAGACTTGGAATGATAGTGGACCTCTCCCACACCTCTTGGAACACAACCTTGGCCGTGCTGAATCATTCTAAGGCTCCAGTTATATTTAGCCATTCATCTTCCTACTCCATATGTAACCACAACCGCAATGTTCCTGACAGCCTGCTACGTGAGCTG aaaaagaacCAAGGGTTGATCATGGTGAATCTCCACAGCCAGTTTATCTCCTGCAGAGACGTGGCTAGCATCTCTCATGTGGCTG ACCATTTTGATCACATTAGGAAAGTGATTGGAGCTGAATCAATAGGAATTGGAGGGGATTATGAAGGCGCTACAAG ctTCCCTCAGGGGTTAGAAGATGTCTCAAAATACCCTGCTCTAATCCAGGAACTGATGAAAAGAAACTGGACCGAGTACGAGTTGGCTGGCGTCCTTCGAAATAATTTCTTGCGTGTATTTGACAAGGTTGAGAGG GTCCGTGATCAGTTGAGGTCAAACCTTCCCAGCGAGGTCCAGATCCCATTAGAAGAGGTGCAGAACCCATGCAGACTAGTCCTTAGACGTCCTGACCCAAAAAGCCTGCTCTCAAATCCATCCTCCAGAGCAGAATGCGGATTACCTGATCTACTAATCCTGGCCACAGTCCTGATGCTTTCCAGACTAATTTTGATTGAATGA